From Rudanella lutea DSM 19387, a single genomic window includes:
- a CDS encoding RagB/SusD family nutrient uptake outer membrane protein, with product MKTSNLTLVIAATLAFTAVGCTDLEDKVIGQPVDVTQRPGAQVDLTSLLSGVYGQLNGLADQANTYAMGEHSSDEMMGPTRGTDWDDFGTWRRLHQHTWDATHNQVVATWNTLNTGVFRATELIAAAQSNPSVLAQGRFLRAFFMYHIVDLYGQVPFREANASFDTNPRVLSRAEATQFIVDDLTAAIPGLPTTANASQTTATRAAGQFLMAKVMLNKAVFVQNPQQPQGPYTFAQGDMNAVIANCDAIINSGTFALEPSGQYFDNFHWDNTTLSRELVFALRNDKGAAPANARNRFYMTLHYNQNPSGWNGFTTLADFYNSFEANDQRRGATIPGMTDVLGLRAGFLAGQQTNGAGRPLTDRGGAPLAFTPDVNLLYANERMGIRVVKYFPDPTDIDNSGNDYVMFRYADVLLMKAEAILRGGTATGGATVASLVNQIRAARGASNLTSVNEAALLAERGRELYWEGWRRNDMIRFGTFLNPFDQKPTATPPHRVVYPIPQQAIDTNPNLKQNFGY from the coding sequence ATGAAAACCTCCAACTTGACTCTTGTCATTGCAGCTACCTTGGCGTTTACTGCTGTAGGCTGTACGGACCTGGAAGATAAAGTAATTGGTCAGCCTGTTGACGTTACACAACGTCCGGGCGCTCAGGTCGATCTGACCAGTTTGCTCAGTGGTGTGTACGGTCAGCTGAATGGCCTGGCCGACCAGGCAAACACCTACGCCATGGGTGAGCACTCATCGGATGAGATGATGGGACCAACCCGTGGTACTGACTGGGACGACTTTGGTACCTGGCGTCGTTTGCACCAGCACACCTGGGACGCTACCCACAACCAGGTTGTAGCTACCTGGAACACGTTGAACACGGGTGTTTTCCGGGCAACGGAATTGATCGCAGCGGCCCAGAGCAACCCTTCGGTGTTGGCACAGGGCCGGTTCTTGCGGGCGTTCTTCATGTACCACATTGTAGACCTCTACGGTCAGGTACCTTTCCGTGAAGCAAACGCCAGCTTTGACACCAACCCACGGGTACTCTCGCGGGCTGAAGCCACACAGTTTATCGTTGACGATCTGACTGCGGCTATTCCAGGCCTGCCTACCACAGCCAATGCGTCGCAGACAACAGCAACACGGGCCGCCGGTCAGTTCCTGATGGCCAAAGTGATGCTGAACAAAGCGGTGTTTGTGCAGAACCCCCAGCAGCCACAGGGTCCTTACACCTTCGCTCAGGGAGATATGAACGCGGTGATTGCTAACTGTGATGCGATCATCAACTCAGGCACGTTCGCGCTGGAGCCATCAGGCCAGTATTTCGACAACTTCCACTGGGACAACACAACACTCTCACGGGAGCTGGTGTTTGCCCTGCGGAACGACAAAGGAGCTGCTCCGGCCAACGCCCGGAACCGGTTCTACATGACGCTGCACTACAACCAGAACCCATCGGGCTGGAATGGTTTTACGACTCTGGCTGATTTCTACAACAGCTTCGAAGCCAATGACCAGCGCCGGGGTGCTACCATCCCTGGTATGACCGATGTATTGGGTCTTCGGGCTGGTTTCCTCGCAGGTCAGCAGACAAACGGCGCTGGCCGTCCGCTGACCGACCGAGGTGGTGCTCCGCTGGCGTTTACGCCTGACGTAAACCTGCTGTATGCTAACGAGCGGATGGGTATCCGGGTTGTTAAATACTTCCCCGATCCAACCGACATCGATAACAGCGGTAACGACTACGTTATGTTCCGTTACGCCGACGTACTCCTGATGAAAGCTGAGGCTATCCTGCGTGGTGGTACGGCTACAGGTGGTGCTACGGTAGCCAGTCTGGTTAACCAGATTCGGGCAGCTCGGGGTGCTTCGAACCTGACGAGCGTGAACGAAGCGGCTCTGTTGGCTGAGCGTGGTCGCGAACTGTACTGGGAAGGCTGGCGCCGGAACGACATGATCCGGTTCGGTACCTTCCTGAACCCGTTCGACCAGAAGCCAACGGCTACACCCCCGCACCGCGTAGTGTACCCGATTCCGCAGCAGGCCATCGATACCAACCCGAACCTGAAGCAGAACTTCGGTTACTAA
- a CDS encoding VCBS repeat-containing protein — translation MKNLCLLSALLALGACSTETPLFEKTDPAQTGITFANQLQETEGENVLAFEYFYNGGGVAAGDLNNDGRVDLVFTGNQVGNKLYLNQTEPGSNQLAFSDVTDKARIAGRPGGWKTGVTLADVNADGWLDIYVCYSGPRPEAERPNQLFINNHDLTFTEQAAQYGLDDRGYSVQATFFDYDRDGDLDCFLINHNLSNYQRQEAAVMRNKRDANAGDKLFRNDGSRFVDVSEQAGIRSNPLGFGLSCAVSDLNNDGWPDIYVTNDFVEDDYCYINQGATGSNGPTFRDELRDRIAHTSYSSMGADVADLNNDNRPDLMTLDMMPESNERQKTLPWPDNWNVYQAQLRNGFWHQNMRNMLQIQQPNGTFAELGQLAGVAATDWSWGVLLADYDLDGLKDIFVTNGVLRDFTDADFVKFSDDAEGKSMPVLEQIKQMPSTRSKNYIFRNNGDLTFSNQQQAWGFDEPTVSNGCAYADLDNDGDLDLITNNINEPARVYSNHARERTQNHYLSIRLQGPPQNPFGIGARLSVERAGQTQVQEYFPTRGFESCSHDKLLFGLSNSGEPVRVTVRWPDGRSQTLPAVKPDQTLTLSYTKAATAPQPTAPTQAPLFTAGPAVPFTHRPDSINAFDRQVLLPMQYSANGPRIATGDIDGDGQPDVFVCGNARQPGQLFRQSGGSFKPVAISGLASPGLEGNTNQDALLADLNGDGTLDLYVVNGGYAVREPERRQDKLWLNQRGQFVPAPLPAETANSSCVKALDLDRDGDLDLVVGGSIQPYRFPLSDETFLLINDGKARFRKQSLGDLGLVSDIAVTDLDRNGWPDLVVVGEWMPVTTLLNQRGTFDPKAAQRYDDLTGWWNRLEKADLDGDGDDDLIVGNLGLNTPIRASSEQPATLVYNDFDANGTIDFVMNYAVGNGVYPAYSRDELCEQLPVLRRKFTSYKLYAGATLADCFDPEQLKQSGQKQLTTVQTLVLENNNGKLVPHALPILAQSAPVYGIVAHDFDRNGKTDLLLVGNNSQFRLRIGKVDANRGLVLTNRGNWQFAELPSTQTGLFVQGDVRDAKQAGNQLFISTHGKGITVLNKGQ, via the coding sequence ATGAAAAACCTATGTTTGTTGAGTGCGTTGCTCGCTTTGGGCGCCTGTTCGACGGAGACACCGTTATTTGAAAAAACTGACCCGGCACAGACCGGTATCACGTTTGCCAATCAACTACAGGAAACAGAGGGGGAAAACGTACTTGCGTTTGAGTATTTCTATAATGGGGGCGGTGTGGCCGCTGGCGATCTGAACAACGACGGCCGGGTCGACCTTGTGTTTACGGGCAATCAGGTTGGCAATAAGCTATACCTCAACCAGACCGAACCCGGCTCCAATCAACTGGCGTTTTCAGACGTAACCGACAAAGCGCGCATCGCCGGGCGGCCCGGCGGCTGGAAAACCGGCGTCACCCTCGCCGATGTAAATGCCGATGGCTGGCTCGACATCTACGTCTGCTACTCAGGACCTCGCCCCGAGGCCGAGCGGCCAAACCAGCTTTTCATCAACAATCACGACCTTACCTTTACCGAACAGGCAGCCCAATACGGACTCGACGACCGGGGCTATTCGGTACAGGCTACCTTTTTTGATTATGACCGCGACGGGGACCTCGACTGTTTCCTGATCAATCATAACCTCTCGAACTACCAACGGCAGGAGGCCGCCGTGATGCGCAATAAGCGCGACGCAAACGCGGGCGACAAACTATTCCGAAACGACGGCAGCCGCTTTGTGGATGTGTCGGAACAGGCGGGTATCCGGAGCAATCCACTCGGCTTTGGATTGAGCTGCGCCGTATCAGACCTGAACAATGACGGCTGGCCCGATATTTACGTCACCAACGACTTTGTCGAAGACGACTACTGCTACATCAATCAGGGGGCAACAGGCTCCAATGGCCCTACGTTTCGCGACGAACTCCGGGACCGGATTGCGCATACCTCGTACTCATCGATGGGCGCTGACGTGGCCGACCTGAACAACGATAACCGCCCCGATCTGATGACGCTCGACATGATGCCCGAGAGCAACGAGCGTCAGAAAACCCTACCCTGGCCCGATAACTGGAATGTGTACCAGGCTCAACTTCGCAACGGCTTCTGGCATCAGAATATGCGGAATATGCTCCAGATTCAACAGCCCAACGGCACCTTTGCCGAACTGGGCCAATTGGCGGGGGTAGCCGCTACCGACTGGAGCTGGGGTGTGTTGCTGGCCGATTACGACCTGGATGGCCTCAAAGATATATTTGTAACCAACGGGGTGCTGCGCGACTTTACTGACGCCGATTTTGTCAAATTCTCGGATGATGCCGAAGGTAAGTCGATGCCGGTGCTGGAGCAGATTAAGCAGATGCCCAGTACCCGCTCAAAAAACTACATCTTTCGTAACAACGGCGACCTGACATTCAGTAATCAGCAGCAAGCCTGGGGGTTCGATGAGCCCACCGTATCGAATGGGTGCGCCTACGCGGATCTGGACAACGATGGCGACCTCGACCTGATCACCAACAACATCAACGAACCGGCCCGCGTGTACAGCAATCATGCCCGGGAGCGCACCCAAAACCATTATCTGAGCATTCGGCTACAGGGGCCACCCCAAAATCCGTTTGGCATAGGGGCCCGCCTGTCGGTTGAGCGGGCCGGGCAAACGCAGGTGCAGGAGTATTTCCCAACGCGGGGGTTTGAATCGTGTAGCCACGATAAACTGCTGTTTGGTCTGAGCAACTCGGGTGAGCCGGTTCGGGTGACGGTGCGCTGGCCCGACGGCCGGTCGCAAACCCTCCCGGCGGTCAAGCCCGACCAAACGCTGACCCTGTCGTACACTAAAGCAGCCACGGCCCCGCAGCCCACGGCCCCAACCCAAGCGCCCCTGTTTACGGCCGGTCCGGCTGTACCCTTTACGCACCGCCCCGATTCTATCAACGCGTTCGACCGGCAGGTCTTGCTACCCATGCAGTACAGCGCCAACGGCCCACGAATAGCCACCGGCGATATCGATGGCGATGGTCAACCTGACGTGTTTGTATGCGGAAACGCACGGCAACCGGGGCAACTGTTTCGCCAATCGGGCGGCAGCTTCAAACCCGTTGCGATTTCGGGACTCGCCAGTCCGGGACTGGAGGGTAACACCAATCAGGATGCCTTGCTGGCCGACCTGAACGGCGATGGCACGCTCGACCTGTACGTGGTCAACGGCGGGTATGCCGTGCGCGAGCCCGAACGCCGGCAGGATAAGCTTTGGCTCAACCAACGGGGGCAGTTTGTACCGGCCCCGTTACCGGCCGAAACCGCCAACAGCAGTTGCGTAAAAGCACTCGATCTGGACCGCGACGGGGACCTGGATCTGGTAGTGGGCGGGTCGATTCAGCCGTACCGGTTCCCGCTATCCGACGAAACGTTTTTACTCATCAACGACGGCAAAGCCCGCTTCCGCAAGCAATCGCTGGGCGACCTGGGTCTGGTTTCTGACATTGCCGTGACCGATCTAGACCGCAATGGCTGGCCCGATCTGGTGGTGGTGGGCGAATGGATGCCGGTAACGACGCTACTCAACCAACGCGGCACGTTCGACCCGAAAGCGGCTCAACGGTACGATGACCTGACTGGCTGGTGGAACCGCCTTGAAAAGGCCGACCTCGACGGTGATGGCGACGACGACCTGATTGTGGGCAATCTGGGCCTGAACACACCCATCCGGGCGTCTAGCGAGCAGCCTGCCACCTTGGTTTACAACGATTTTGACGCCAACGGCACCATCGATTTTGTGATGAACTACGCCGTGGGCAACGGGGTGTACCCGGCTTACTCCCGCGATGAGTTGTGCGAGCAGCTGCCCGTGTTACGCCGGAAATTTACAAGCTACAAACTGTACGCAGGGGCTACCCTTGCCGATTGCTTCGACCCCGAACAACTGAAGCAGAGTGGGCAAAAACAACTCACAACGGTACAGACCCTCGTACTCGAAAACAACAACGGCAAGCTGGTACCCCATGCGCTGCCCATACTGGCGCAATCGGCACCGGTGTACGGGATTGTAGCCCACGATTTCGACCGAAACGGCAAGACCGACCTACTATTGGTGGGCAACAACAGTCAGTTTCGGTTGCGCATTGGTAAGGTCGATGCCAACCGGGGTCTGGTACTGACCAACCGGGGAAACTGGCAGTTTGCCGAACTGCCCTCGACCCAAACCGGCTTGTTTGTGCAGGGCGACGTGCGCGACGCCAAACAAGCCGGTAACCAACTCTTTATTAGCACACACGGCAAAGGAATCACCGTACTGAACAAAGGACAGTAA
- a CDS encoding VCBS repeat-containing protein, with product MLTSFPKWIGVVALTTLLIGCGGTDGPTLFESLPAGQTGVDFANRSLDRKNFNIFNYRNFYNGGGVAIGDVNNDGRPDLFLTSNFEDNQLYLNNTQPGTSDIKFINATKSVGISGKKFWSTGVTLADVNGDGWLDIYVCNSGSRDERGNQLYINQGVKTPAKPGEVAMPTFVEKAAEYGLLDGGFSTHAAFFDYDRDGDLDMYLLNNSFTPMDRLGFANTRDIRDRLGGDKLFKNRLEERKKGGKENASPEAPSSPLFVDVSEEAGIYGSLIGFGLGITIGDVNNDHWPDIYISNDFYERDYLYINQQNGTFKEDSKNQMGHISLASMGADVADINNDGNLDIFVTDMMPENDYRLKTTTSFDSYELNQLKESRDFYHQDSRNMLHLNNGNGTFSEIGRMTGTYATDWSWGALLFDMDMDGLKDVFVANGILKDLTDQDFIAFLADNPDLQSMIEGTKKFDYKEYVNKMGSTPLPNYAFRNLGANGLQFANEAKAWGLDTPSFSNGSAYGDLDNDGDLDLVVNNNDAPVSIYKNRAVEQFKKQFLRVKLAGTARNPNGIGTKVFLHQPGQTQYLQQMPNRGFQSSVDLTMVFGLGDSPAIDSVTVIWPDNRKQVIRQPKANTTLTLAYTNADQTAPAVPLQVAPQKGGSWFADVTEPARFSLVHRENEFVDYNRDGLLKQMLSREGPALAVGDVNGDGLDDVFMGGAVDMPRVLMRQRPDGTFEPQKQPFLLDALYSEDVAATFFDADGDRDLDLYVATGGNEFDDPGPLLDRLYINDGAGNFVWDRRLARTQVANSCVKAADFDRDGDLDLFVGGRQVPGQYGKNPPQVLLVNDGKGNFRNDVATLIPFADEIGMVKDAVWADVDKDNFPDLVLVGDWMPITILKNKAGKGFERIESDVLDQSGGWWNSIQAADLDRDGDLDFVVGNLGLNSRLTATLDEPAQLYGNDFDRNGAYEQIMTCYRPTQDGERRPCVMVQKPDLQKRIPSIKTQYIKHTDYANASFEAIFNAGQREGMTVRTVHTGATSLLINDGNGAFRLQALPLETQTSPIHAILVDDYNRDGHLDLLLTGNFFDVLTELGRYDANYGLLLLGNGKLQFKPTRPEQTGFMVRGQVRQMLPVRGANGKQFIALAKNNDRAQLISRLK from the coding sequence ATGTTGACTTCATTCCCTAAATGGATTGGCGTAGTAGCCCTAACCACCCTACTGATCGGATGCGGAGGAACCGACGGGCCAACGCTGTTTGAGAGCCTGCCCGCGGGCCAAACCGGCGTCGACTTTGCCAACCGGAGCTTAGACCGCAAAAACTTTAACATCTTCAACTACCGTAACTTCTACAACGGGGGCGGAGTAGCCATTGGCGACGTGAACAACGACGGGCGACCCGACCTGTTTCTGACGTCAAACTTTGAAGATAACCAGCTCTATCTCAACAATACCCAACCCGGTACAAGCGACATCAAGTTTATAAACGCCACCAAATCGGTGGGCATCAGCGGCAAGAAATTCTGGTCGACGGGGGTAACGCTGGCCGACGTGAACGGCGACGGTTGGCTCGACATTTACGTGTGTAACTCGGGCAGTCGCGACGAGCGCGGCAATCAGCTGTACATCAATCAGGGCGTGAAAACCCCGGCCAAACCCGGCGAGGTAGCCATGCCCACCTTTGTGGAGAAAGCCGCCGAGTACGGGCTACTGGATGGGGGCTTTTCGACCCATGCGGCCTTCTTCGATTACGACCGCGACGGCGACCTCGATATGTACCTGCTCAACAACAGTTTTACCCCCATGGACCGGCTCGGTTTTGCCAACACCCGCGACATCCGCGACCGGCTGGGGGGCGATAAACTGTTCAAAAATAGGCTGGAGGAACGAAAGAAAGGAGGCAAGGAGAACGCATCGCCCGAAGCGCCCTCATCGCCCCTTTTCGTCGACGTTTCCGAGGAAGCTGGCATTTACGGTTCGCTCATTGGCTTCGGGCTGGGTATTACCATTGGCGATGTGAACAACGACCATTGGCCCGACATTTATATTTCCAACGACTTCTACGAGCGCGACTACCTGTACATCAACCAGCAGAACGGCACGTTTAAGGAAGACAGCAAGAACCAGATGGGCCACATCAGTCTGGCCTCAATGGGTGCCGATGTAGCCGACATCAACAACGACGGGAATCTGGACATCTTCGTGACCGACATGATGCCTGAAAATGATTACCGACTCAAAACCACCACGTCATTCGATAGCTACGAGCTGAACCAATTGAAAGAGTCGCGGGATTTTTACCATCAGGACTCGCGCAACATGCTGCACCTGAACAACGGCAACGGTACGTTTTCGGAGATCGGGCGCATGACGGGCACCTACGCGACCGACTGGAGCTGGGGCGCCCTGCTGTTCGACATGGACATGGACGGCCTGAAAGACGTGTTTGTCGCCAACGGGATTCTGAAAGACCTGACCGATCAGGATTTTATCGCCTTTTTGGCCGACAACCCCGACTTGCAGAGCATGATTGAGGGCACCAAAAAGTTTGATTACAAAGAGTACGTCAACAAAATGGGCTCCACGCCCCTGCCCAACTACGCGTTTCGGAATCTGGGAGCCAACGGGTTGCAGTTTGCCAACGAAGCTAAAGCCTGGGGCCTCGACACCCCCTCGTTCTCGAACGGCTCAGCCTATGGCGATCTCGACAACGACGGCGATCTCGACCTGGTGGTCAACAACAACGATGCGCCCGTTTCGATTTACAAAAACCGGGCCGTGGAGCAGTTCAAAAAGCAATTTCTGCGCGTAAAACTGGCTGGTACCGCCCGCAACCCCAACGGCATCGGCACGAAGGTCTTCCTTCATCAGCCCGGCCAAACCCAGTATCTACAGCAAATGCCCAACCGGGGTTTCCAGTCGTCGGTCGACTTGACAATGGTGTTCGGTTTAGGCGACTCCCCCGCCATTGACTCGGTGACGGTGATCTGGCCTGACAATCGGAAGCAAGTCATCCGGCAACCCAAAGCCAACACAACTCTCACCCTCGCTTACACGAATGCCGATCAAACAGCCCCCGCCGTACCGCTTCAGGTAGCGCCCCAAAAAGGCGGAAGCTGGTTTGCTGACGTAACCGAGCCAGCCCGGTTCAGCCTCGTACACCGCGAAAATGAGTTTGTCGATTACAACCGCGACGGGTTGCTGAAACAGATGCTGTCGCGCGAGGGGCCTGCCTTGGCCGTGGGCGACGTGAACGGCGATGGCCTCGACGATGTGTTTATGGGCGGGGCCGTTGATATGCCCCGTGTGCTCATGCGCCAACGACCTGACGGTACGTTTGAACCCCAAAAACAGCCTTTCCTGCTCGATGCGCTCTACTCTGAGGACGTAGCCGCGACCTTTTTCGACGCCGACGGCGACCGTGACCTGGACTTGTACGTAGCCACGGGGGGTAACGAGTTCGATGACCCCGGCCCCCTACTCGACCGACTGTACATCAACGACGGGGCCGGTAACTTTGTCTGGGACCGCCGGTTGGCCCGCACGCAGGTAGCCAACTCCTGTGTGAAAGCCGCCGACTTCGACCGCGATGGCGACCTCGATTTGTTTGTGGGCGGGCGGCAGGTACCCGGTCAGTACGGCAAAAATCCACCGCAGGTTTTGCTGGTGAACGACGGCAAAGGCAATTTCCGCAACGACGTAGCCACGCTGATCCCATTTGCCGACGAAATCGGGATGGTGAAAGACGCCGTTTGGGCCGATGTCGACAAAGACAACTTCCCCGATCTGGTGCTGGTGGGCGACTGGATGCCCATCACGATTCTGAAAAACAAAGCAGGCAAGGGCTTCGAACGCATAGAGAGCGATGTGCTGGATCAATCGGGTGGGTGGTGGAACAGCATTCAGGCTGCCGATCTCGACCGCGATGGCGACCTGGATTTTGTGGTGGGTAACCTCGGGCTTAACTCCCGACTAACGGCTACCCTCGACGAGCCCGCCCAACTCTACGGCAACGATTTTGACCGTAACGGAGCTTATGAGCAGATTATGACCTGCTACCGACCCACGCAGGACGGGGAACGCCGACCCTGCGTGATGGTGCAGAAACCCGATTTGCAGAAGCGTATCCCCTCCATTAAAACGCAGTACATTAAGCACACCGACTACGCTAACGCCAGCTTTGAAGCCATTTTCAATGCGGGCCAACGCGAAGGCATGACCGTCCGGACAGTGCATACCGGGGCTACCTCGTTGCTTATCAATGACGGTAACGGTGCGTTCCGACTACAGGCCCTGCCGCTGGAGACCCAAACCTCGCCCATCCACGCGATTCTGGTCGACGACTACAACCGCGACGGCCACCTCGACCTCCTGCTGACCGGCAACTTCTTCGATGTGCTGACCGAACTGGGCCGGTACGATGCCAACTACGGCCTGTTGTTGCTCGGCAACGGCAAGCTTCAGTTTAAGCCCACCCGACCTGAGCAAACCGGCTTTATGGTGCGCGGCCAAGTGCGTCAGATGTTGCCCGTGCGCGGGGCCAATGGCAAGCAGTTTATTGCACTGGCCAAAAACAATGACCGGGCCCAACTTATCTCCCGGCTGAAGTAA